From the genome of Vicia villosa cultivar HV-30 ecotype Madison, WI linkage group LG2, Vvil1.0, whole genome shotgun sequence, one region includes:
- the LOC131653150 gene encoding uncharacterized protein LOC131653150, which yields MQLMLMGGHKHLSSLAEVILRNIDACKPLSNITQTSLGPNGMNQMAYKNSLPNALLASTVQTAWEDIPYSPFLVTQSMLAKYSNMASSIGGPNMNMSEALRANNISMPQAQPSQHALPWYCHWTSLPQRIAVHPYSQPTLPFGHFTDNGAATPAGLVAASLSHAFALFVAVSAGANISDGHITLVRGLLYWIAQLLGSVVACLLLNIAIGGWETSAFSLSSGVGATNALVFEIVMTFGLVYTVYATAIDPKNGSLGTIAPFAIGFIVGANILADEDIQRTSSEFPSIQYLW from the coding sequence ATGCAATTAATGTTGATGGGAGGTCACAAACACCTTTCTAGTCTCGCCGAAGTTATTCTCAGGAACATTGATGCTTGCAAACCACTTTCTAACATTACTCAGACTTCTCTTGGCCCGAATGGTATGAATCAAATGGCATATAAAAATTCTTTGCCCAATGCATTGTTGGCTTCAACGGTTCAAACAGCATGGGAGGATATCCCATATTCACCCTTCCTTGTTACACAATCAATGCTTGCAAAATATAGTAACATGGCTTCATCAATTGGTGGTCCTAATATGAACATGTCAGAGGCTTTAAGGGCAAACAACATTTCTATGCCTCAAGCTCAACCCAGTCAACATGCTTTGCCCTGGTATTGCCACTGGACCTCACTTCCTCAACGAATTGCTGTGCATCCCTACTCGCAACCTACTCTTCCTTTTGGGCATTTTACGGATAATGGTGCTGCAACACCAGCTGGGTTGGTAGCTGCTTCACTGTCACATGCTTTTGCTCTTTTTGTTGCTGTTTCTGCTGGTGCTAATATCTCTGATGGACATATTACACTTGTTAGAGGTCTTCTGTATTGGATTGCTCAGTTGCTTGGTTCTGTTGTTGCTTGTTTGCTCCTTAATATTGCCATTGGTGGATGGGAAACGTCcgcattctcattatcttctgGAGTAGGAGCAACAAATGCACTTGTATTTGAGATTGTGATGACTTTTGGTTTGGTTTACACAGTGTATGCAACTGCAATAGATCCAAAGAATGGTAGTCTTGGAACAATTGCTCCATTCGCTATTGGTTTCATTGTTGGTGCTAACATTTTGGCAGATGAAGATATTCAAAGAACATCAAGTGAATTCCCTAGTATACAGTATCTCTGGTGA
- the LOC131650779 gene encoding uncharacterized protein LOC131650779, with translation MEGHPFTWVKSRGTAHAIEERLDRALVSHEWWDNFPDAKLTNLLASCSDHSPILLQCDPTHRISHKSYRFRFENVWLKEDELIDVVNQSWNAVDNGEVLHRISNCAKELSIWNKVNYKEKSHNLALHMAAMEAARMANDEGAAGRFF, from the coding sequence ATGGAAGGGCATCCTTTCACCTGGGTAAAAAGTAGAGGTACTGCACATGCTATTGAAGAACGACTTGATCGAGCTCTCGTCTCGCATGAGTGGTGGGACAACTTTCCGGATGCTAAACTTACCAACTTACTCGCTTCTTGTTCAGACCACAGCCCTATCCTGCTTCAATGCGATCCGACCCACCGTATTAGCCATAAGAGCTATCGCTTTCGGTTTGAGAATGTATGGCTTAAAGAAGATGAGTTAATTGATGTTGTGAACCAGAGTTGGAATGCTGTAGATAATGGGGAGGTGCTGCATCGTATCAGTAACTGTGCAAAAGAGCTTTCTATTTGGAATAAAGTAAATTATAAGGAGAAGAGCCACAATCTTGCTTTACATATGGCAGCCATGGAAGCTGCAAGAATGGCTAATGATGAGGGTGCAGCCGGGAGATTTTTTTAG
- the LOC131653151 gene encoding RHOMBOID-like protein 3 isoform X2, giving the protein MAGRDLEREGANKSYSSSVPPPPPSRVYDPETSWTSWLVPMFVVANLVIFILAMYINDCPRKPHAVEGDCVFKFLGRFSFQPTRENPLFGPSSLTLTKMGALKWDAVVNQHQGWRLITCIWLHAGIIHLAANMLSLVFIGIRLEQQFGFVRIGIIYLISGFGGSILSSLFIRNNISVGASGALFGLLGAMLSELITNWTIYTNKVAALVTLLFIVVINLAIGMLPHVDNFAHIGGFLTGFLLGFVFLPRPQFGWLAQRHVPPGARLKSKYKY; this is encoded by the exons atggcTGGTAGAGATCTAGAGAGAGAAGGGGCAAACAAGAGCTATTCTTCTTCtgttcctcctcctcctccttcgCGTGTTTATGATCCAGAAACTAGCTGGACATCATGGCTTGTTCCTATGTTTGTTGTCGCTAATCTTGTTATTTTCATTCTAGCCATGTATATTAATGATTGTCCTCGTAAACCTCATGCGGTTGAAGGTGATTGTGTCTTTAAGTTCCTTGGTAGATTCTCTTTTCAGCCTACCAGAGAGAATCCTTTGTTTGGTCCTTCTTCTTTAAC ATTAACGAAGATGGGAGCTCTTAAGTGGGATGCTGTTGTGAATCAGCACCAAGGATGGAGACTTATCACATGCATATGGTTACATGCTGGAATTATTCATTTGGCAGCAAACATGTTAAGTCTAGTCTTCATTGGCATTCGCCTTGAACAACAATTTGGGTTTG TGAGGATAGGAATCATTTACCTTATATCTGGATTCGGTGGGAGTATCCTATCTTCTCTATTCATTAGAAACAACATCTCCGTTGGTGCTTCTGGCGCTCTTTTTGGACTTCTTGGAGCAATGCTTTCAGAACTTATCACAAACTGGACTATTTATACCAATAAA GTAGCTGCTTTGGTCACACTTTTGTTTATTGTTGTCATCAATCTTGCGATTGGAATGTTGCCACATGTCGACAATTTTGCTCATATTGGGGGATTCTTGACAGGATTTCTCCTTGGTTTTGTTTTCCTTCCCCGTCCTCAATTTGGGTGGTTAGCACAGAGACATGTTCCTCCCGGTGCTCGTCTCAAGTCCAAATACaagtattag
- the LOC131653151 gene encoding RHOMBOID-like protein 3 isoform X1, whose translation MAGRDLEREGANKSYSSSVPPPPPSRVYDPETSWTSWLVPMFVVANLVIFILAMYINDCPRKPHAVEGDCVFKFLGRFSFQPTRENPLFGPSSLTLTKMGALKWDAVVNQHQGWRLITCIWLHAGIIHLAANMLSLVFIGIRLEQQFGFVRIGIIYLISGFGGSILSSLFIRNNISVGASGALFGLLGAMLSELITNWTIYTNKVAALVTLLFIVVINLAIGMLPHVDNFAHIGGFLTGFLLGFVFLPRPQFGWLAQRHVPPGARLKSKYKVYQYVLWILSLILVIAGLFIGLLMLLRGENGYDHCHWCHYLTCVPTSKWKCSDG comes from the exons atggcTGGTAGAGATCTAGAGAGAGAAGGGGCAAACAAGAGCTATTCTTCTTCtgttcctcctcctcctccttcgCGTGTTTATGATCCAGAAACTAGCTGGACATCATGGCTTGTTCCTATGTTTGTTGTCGCTAATCTTGTTATTTTCATTCTAGCCATGTATATTAATGATTGTCCTCGTAAACCTCATGCGGTTGAAGGTGATTGTGTCTTTAAGTTCCTTGGTAGATTCTCTTTTCAGCCTACCAGAGAGAATCCTTTGTTTGGTCCTTCTTCTTTAAC ATTAACGAAGATGGGAGCTCTTAAGTGGGATGCTGTTGTGAATCAGCACCAAGGATGGAGACTTATCACATGCATATGGTTACATGCTGGAATTATTCATTTGGCAGCAAACATGTTAAGTCTAGTCTTCATTGGCATTCGCCTTGAACAACAATTTGGGTTTG TGAGGATAGGAATCATTTACCTTATATCTGGATTCGGTGGGAGTATCCTATCTTCTCTATTCATTAGAAACAACATCTCCGTTGGTGCTTCTGGCGCTCTTTTTGGACTTCTTGGAGCAATGCTTTCAGAACTTATCACAAACTGGACTATTTATACCAATAAA GTAGCTGCTTTGGTCACACTTTTGTTTATTGTTGTCATCAATCTTGCGATTGGAATGTTGCCACATGTCGACAATTTTGCTCATATTGGGGGATTCTTGACAGGATTTCTCCTTGGTTTTGTTTTCCTTCCCCGTCCTCAATTTGGGTGGTTAGCACAGAGACATGTTCCTCCCGGTGCTCGTCTCAAGTCCAAAT acaAGGTTTACCAATATGTTCTATGGATTCTCTCTCTTATTCTAGTGATTGCCGG GTTATTCATTGGTTTACTAATGCTATTGCGGGGCGAAAACGGATACGATCACTGCCATTGGTGTCACTACCTAACATGCGTTCCAACTTCAAAATGGAAATGCAGTGACGGTTAA